One part of the Lotus japonicus ecotype B-129 chromosome 2, LjGifu_v1.2 genome encodes these proteins:
- the LOC130739132 gene encoding serine/threonine-protein kinase STY13-like yields MLEGGAKFPGMIDLNKTNNNIYDFSQGFYHKLEDTNMSIDSLQTSNGGGSVAMSVDNSSVGSNDSHTRILNHQGLKRHAHDNYSVAHSVNHRGRVTHALSGDALAQALMDSNSPTEGLDNFHEWTIDLRNLSMGEAFAQGAFGKLYRGTYNNEEVAIKILERPENDLAKAQLMEQQFQQEVMMLATLKHPNIVRFIGACRKPMVWCIVTEYAKGGSVRQFLMKRQNRAVPLKLAVKQALDVARGMAYVHGLGLIHRDLKSDNLLIFGDKSIKIADFGVARIEVQTEGMTPETGTYRWMAPEMIQHRPYTQKVDVYSFGIVLWELITGMLPFQNMTAVQAAFAVVNKNVRPIVPNDCLPVLREIMTRCWDPNPDVRPPFAEIVEMLENAQTEIMMTVRKARFRCCMTQPMTTD; encoded by the exons ATGTTGGAAGGTGGTGCGAAATTCCCTGGAATGATAGACCTCAACAAAACTAATAATAACATTTATGATTTCTCTCAAGGCTTTTACCATAAGCTTGAGGACACCAATATGTCAATTGACAGCTTGCAAACAAGTAATGGTGGTGGATCTGTTGCAATGTCTGTTGATAATAGCAGTGTTGGATCCAATGATTCCCATACTCGTATATTGAATCACCAAGGGTTGAAGAGGCATGCCCATGATAACTACTCTGTTGCACACAGTGTCAATCACCGAGGAAGAGTCACGCATGCTTTGAGTGGTGATGCTCTGGCTCAAGCTCTAATGGACAGTAATAGCCCCACTGAGGGGCTTGACAATTTTCATGAGTGGACAATTGATCTGAGGAACCTTAGTATGGGTGAGGCTTTTGCTCAAGGAGCTTTTGGGAAACTGTACAGAGGTACGTACAACAATGAAGAAGTTGCTATCAAAATCTTGGAGAGGCCTGAAAATGATCTGGCAAAGGCTCAATTGATGGAACAACAGTTTCAGCAGGAGGTCATGATGCTGGCTACACTAAAGCACCCTAACATAGTTCGTTTTATTGGTGCATGCCGTAAGCCAATGGTGTGGTGCATTGTTACAGAGTATGCCAAAGGGGGTTCAGTTCGACAGTTTTTAATGAAGCGTCAAAACCGAGCAGTCCCTCTCAAGCTGGCTGTCAAACAAGCTTTGGATGTTGCAAGAGGGATGGCATATGTTCATGGGCTTGGGTTGATCCATAGAGACTTGAAGTCCGATAATCTTCTGATTTTTGGTGACAAATCAATTAAAATTGCTGACTTTGGAGTGGCGCGGATTGAGGTGCAAACTGAAGGAATGACACCTGAGACTGGGACATACCGTTGGATGGCTCC GGAAATGATCCAGCATAGGCCTTACACCCAAAAAGTGGATGTATATAGCTTTGGGATTGTTCTATGGGAATTGATCACTGGAATGCTTCCATTTCAGAACATGACAGCAGTGCAGGCAGCATTTGCAGTCGTGAACAAAAATGTTCGCCCAATCGTCCCCAATGACTGCTTACCTGTTCTTCGTGAGATCATGACAAGGTGCTGGGATCCCAACCCTGATGTCAGGCCACCGTTCGCTGAAATTGTAGAGATGCTTGAGAACGCCCAGACTGAGATCATGATGACTGTTCGGAAGGCCCGTTTCAGGTGTTGCATGACCCAGCCAATGACCACTGACTGA